A stretch of the Rhinoderma darwinii isolate aRhiDar2 chromosome 3, aRhiDar2.hap1, whole genome shotgun sequence genome encodes the following:
- the LOC142750885 gene encoding carbohydrate sulfotransferase 1-like yields MMECSWKVLVLIVFTSLGIQYTAIKSLRMTFTSPCRSMAAESRCGHIKDNVTRALCEDVNGQQGRKHILILATARSGSSFLGQLFNQNSDVFYLFEPLYHVQSMFTNANGLPTIDRRSLLGAYRDLLHNLYDCDFYLLENYIKPAPKDHVTFSFFRRGASKALCSPPVCNQLQGLQESQCLKTCRKINLTLASTTCRSYKNMAIKTIRIPEINHMRTLVEDPRLNLKIIHLVRDPRAVLASRISTFIDQYRSYQIWNSSGRKPHNIDLLLIQNMCMDYSNSLDTAFSRPSWLKGKYMLVRYEDLARDPIKKTNEIYNFVGLQWKEGLSAWIEENTNATVSPNSSKFTTIRKSSKTVDNWRLHLHFNIVQTVQDVCNTTLSQLGYQVVDSFQQLKNLSESLVEPRVFLPFI; encoded by the exons ATGATGGAGTGTTCATGGAAAGTCCTTGTGCTGATAGTGTTTACATCGCTGGGAATCCAATACACAGCCATTAAGTCCCTCAGGATGACCTTCACATCACCATGCAGGAGCATGGCGGCCGAGAGTCGCTGTGGACACATCAAAG ACAATGTTACAAGAGCTTTATGTGAAGACGTCAATGGCCAGCAGGGCAGAAAACACATCCTGATTCTCGCCACTGCCAGAAGTGGATCTTCATTTCTCGGCCAACTATTTAACCAAAACTCGGACGTCTTCTATCTTTTTGAGCCCCTTTACCACGTACAGAGCATGTTTACCAATGCGAATGGGCTGCCAACAATAGACAGAAGATCTCTTCTTGGGGCTTATAGAGACCTGCTGCATAACCTATATGACTGTGACTTTTATCTTCTGGAAAACTACATCAAACCGGCACCTAAAGATCACGTTACGTTTTCGTTCTTCAGAAGGGGAGCAAGTAAAGCTTTATGTTCTCCTCCTGTATGCAACCAGTTACAGGGACTCCAGGAAAGCCAATGTTTGAAAACTTGTCGAAAGATAAACTTGACTTTGGCCTCGACAACCTGTCGATCCTATAAAAATATGGCCATAAAAACCATCAGAATTCCTGAAATTAACCATATGAGGACACTTGTGGAGGATCCGAGACTTAACCTTAAAATAATTCACCTTGTCAGGGATCCCAGAGCAGTTCTGGCCTCGAGAATTAGCACTTTTATAGACCAGTATAGATCTTACCAAATTTGGAACTCATCAGGCCGAAAACCTCATAACATCGACCTATTATTGATCCAGAACATGTGTATGGATTACAGTAACTCATTGGACACCGCTTTCAGTAGACCTTCTTGGCTGAAAGGGAAGTATATGCTGGTACGGTATGAAGACCTCGCTAGGGATCCTATCAAGAAGACCAATGAAATATACAACTTTGTAGGCCTTCAATGGAAGGAAGGTCTCTCAGCGTGGATTGAGGAGAACACGAATGCAACCGTTTCTCCCAATTCTAGCAAATTTACTACCATCCGAAAATCATCCAAGACTGTGGATAATTGGAGGCTACACTTACATTTCAATATAGTCCAAACTGTGCAAGATGTATGCAACACCACCCTGTCCCAACTTGGTTATCAAGTGGTAGACTCCTTCCAGCAGCTGAAGAACCTCTCTGAGAGCCTTGTGGAACCAAGAGTATTTCTGCCATTTATCTAA